AGAATAGCGATTTCCGATATTGCCCTTCTCAAGGAGCTTCCTAAAAGAATTCAGGAAAGCATTGAAGCTTATGTAGGTTGTGTTGGAGGGGCAATACTTATTGACGAGTATAAGAGGATTGTCGAAGCATCGGGGTTGAAGAATGTAAGAATTACAGTCAAGGGCTCCTCTGCTTGTATTGACACTAATACAAAAGACCCGATAGGCAGAGCTATTTTAGATCGCTTAGGAGACAATGAATCTCTTGAAGGGTATGTAGTCAGTGTTTATGTAGAAGGGTATAAATAAGGTGTGAGAATCTATTTTGCCTAACAAGTCGTTGCAGCGGACGGCGTTCCGCCGCCGTTGATGCCGATGCCGTTAGGCCGACATGCCAGTCGATTAGGGCCAGGGAAAGGAGGACCTTATGTCATCGTTAGAAGAGAACAAGGCCTTGGTACGGCGGTTCTACGAGGAGATCGACAAGGGGAACATCGACGCGATGGACGAGTTAGTCGCCGAGGACTACATCAACCACGATCCGCCTCCGTTCCCGGGCTTGGCCACTGGCCGCGCCGGTTTGAAGCAAGCATTCGAAATGTTCTGGAAGGCTACGCCGGGCCGCCACATTATCGAAGACCAGGTCGCTGAAGGCGACAAGGTCGTAACCCGGCTGAGAGCGGTGGGCAAGCATGAGGGTGAGTTGGCAGGGATCCCACCATCGGGTAATGACCTCGACGTAAAGGCGGTAGCCATTCACCGGATCGAGAATGGAAAGCTCGCGGAGCACTGGTCGGTAGTCGATTCCGCGGCCTTGCTGTCCCAACTGGGTGTCATCCAGCTCCCATTCGCCCCGAAGCATGGTAATGGTGCGACCTAACTCGCGGTTGGAGCCGACCGCTCGCCTGTGGCTCGCAGCGGCTCAACCGCAGTATCGTTAGGCAGACCATGGATTCTCAATCGAAACGCGATCGGGGACAATGGGTTCATCGTTGGTCCGAGGTGCTGGCACTCTCTCCTTAATCGCGGGTATCGGGTGGATGGCTGGGCGTTTCCTCATGTTCGGCCAGACTCCTGGAACCTCTCGATATATTCAGGCCAATCGCGTTTGGACTCTTGGCCTGGCCATGCTTCCGCTGGCGTTAATCAACCTCGCTGGACCGGCCCGTCAGCGTCCCGGCCTCGTCGGTGGGTTGGGTCTCTTGCTCAGTGCCTTGGGATCCTCAGCGATGGCCGCTGGCAATTTCGTAGAGTTTTATGTCGGTGAAGACTTTGGTTGGATCTTCTTTGGGGCCGGTCTGTCCCTGTTCACCATTGGCTGCGCTCTCCTGGGGTGGTTTCTCCGGGCACGGGGGGCGAGGCCAGAACTGTCCACCTACTACATACTCCAGCTTCTCGGGGTATTCGCCCTTCTAGGGTCGACTGCTGGTGCAATCGGTCTGGCGTCTTCTATTCTGTTTGCCTCTTCAATGTTTTGGCTTGGGTTTCGGCCGGCGGTTGTGGAGACGATTTGAACCAAGCTGGTTTGTGCTGCTGCCTAACACGCCTCTGGAACCGACCAGCTTCGCTGGCGGCTCAGCGGCCAATCCGTTGTACGGATCTGTGATTCCGGGAACCGACGCTGAATGAGTCTTCGATACTTCATTGGTTTGGGGGGCAGCGCCGTCGCTACGGTCGAGCGAGCCCGCGCGCTCGAGGCGGCCGGATGGGACGGTATCGCTATCGGAGACCATCGCACGAGTACTCGCCATATGTGGGCGACCCTCGGGGCTGTGGCGGCTGCTACGTCACGGGTGACGCTGCTGTCCGCATTCGCCAACAACCTCTTCCGCCACCCCGGGGACTTCGCTCGGGGTGCCGTCACTGTACACGCCATCGCGACAGGGCGGTTCGAGGGCGGCCTGGGCGCGGGGTGGTTGGCGGACGATCACAGCGTGATCGGCGAGGTCCTGCCCTCGCCTCGGGAACGTGTCGACCGGCTTCGCGAGGCGGTTGAGATCGTGGCGGGGCTGTTCCGCCAGAGGTCGTGTCACCACCGTGGCGTCCACTACCGCGGTTCAGCGCGAGCTGCCGAAGATTTTGCCCGGCCTACCCCATGCGCCACCCTTGCGGCGGGCCCTAGATCGGGACATCGGCCTCCTCCGCGTCTTCCGCCTGGCCCGGGCTGACCCGTAGCCCGGGGGCCACAGGTGGGTGGCAGACCCCGCAGACCCAGCGCCCCGGAGGCTGGAACCACCACGCCCTCTCCCCGCAGCACGGACACGGCCCCTGGGGGGCGTGGCCGTCAGGCCGTAGCGTCGCGATACGTTGCGGTACGGGCACTGGCCGCCTGCGTCAAGTACGCTGTAGGCGCTCTGGAGCTCCTCCTCCCGCCTCTCCCGGGCGGCCGCCTCCAGGGCCTGAACCACGTGCGCCCGGTGCCGGCGCGTGGCCGTCTCGGAAAGCCCGTAGTGCGCCGCTATGCGCCGGCAAGGCAGGCCATCCACCAGGGCCTGGTCGGCCTCCCGGGGTCCGGGGCCTGCTCCTGCCCGTGGCCATAACGGGAACCCCATAGCGTTCCGCAACGTTTCGGTATGGTACTGCGGGCGCTCTCCGGGAACCCCCTGCGGTCTCTGCTCACCACGCTGGGCGTGATTATCGGTGTCGCGGCGGTGGTGACCACGGTGAGCATCGGTGCCGGGGCCCGGCGCAGCGTGGAAGAACAGGCGCTAGCTACTTTGCCGTCAAAAGGGCAAATCGTGCCGCGTTTCGTCGGCTCGGCCCCGTTGCTGCGCCGAACCCTCTCACAACACGGCAGGGTGGGGTTACGCCCAAAACGTAACGTCCCCCCCGTTGCCGGCATGCCCGAGATACCCGACCCGGGGTAGACCCCCCCAAACGTACCGTCCTCTTGGGCGACGCCTGCGGCCCCCGCGCGGACGCCCCACCCCCCTCGAACCCTCGCTTCACCACTCCGAGCCGCATCAGCTCCAGGAGACCCTCTGCCGTCTCCTCGGAGAAGGACGGGAACCACGCCATTAGATCCTCCAGCGTGCCTCCGTGGTTCGTGCGGGGAAGAGGCCGGCTCAGCACCCAGTTCCCGCCGTCCTCCACAGTGCCCAGGTCCCTCGCGGCCAACCGGAGCTCCTCCTCCTCGAAGCCCGCGCTCGAGCCACGCGGTCACGAAATCCCCGACCGTGGTGCCGGCGTCGGACGGGACAGCGCCGCCCCTGATTTCTACCACCAGCTTGGCAAGCTCCCGCTCCGCATCGCGCCGGGTCCCGCGCACCCTGCGGGCCTGTTTCGCCCCCTTCTTCCTGGTCACGGGTCCCCCGCGACCGGCATCGCGTACGCGCGGCTGCGGGCGCGGTTCCCGGCGGCCCTCGCTCGGGTGGGGCCACGATCCCTACCCCTCAGTCGCGGCACTGCCCGGCAGCCGCAGCAGGGCACCGCCACTCCCACCGGTCGCCCTGCACACGGAGGGCCCGGGTGGCTTGGTTGCGGAGTTCCAGGCCGGCGCTGAGCAGGAAGGGCAGGATGAAGAGCGTCCGTGGGCCACCCATGCTCAGAGGCCGTAGTGTCGCGCTACGTCGCGGTACGAGCCCCCCGGGGCCCTGGTCGGCCTCAGCCTCAATCTCGCAGGGCCTCCGCCGCGTACACCTCGTCCGGATCCCGGATCTCGGGTACCGGGGTGGAGCCGGCGCTGGAGAGTACGTCCGGAGGGATCCTGCCCGCCGGGATTCCGCGCCAGCCACACCGGCTGCACACCGGCCGTCCCCCCAGGACCGCCACCGGGCTGCCGCAGCCCTCGCAGAGCCCCCGAGACCTCCTGCGGGCCCGGGCGGCCTCGGGGTCCTCCTGGGGGAGCGGCTCAGGGCCCACGGGGCCGGGATCCTCCACCCAGGGTGGCGGCCCTGCCTCCGGGTCGGGGGGGATGTCCGGGACCTCCTCTTCGTGCAAGGGGTCATTTTCTGGGCCCCAAAGCTCCACAACCTCCACAAGGCCGTCATTTCGCGGGTTTGGGCCGTTTTCGAATCCTCCACAACCCCCCTCCTGTGGAGGATTGGGTTGTGGGCCGGAATGCCCGTCATTGCTGGGTTGTGGAGGATGTGGAGGATTGAGGGTGTTAAACCAGCAATATCGGAGCCAAACATCCTCCAGGGCCGCCCTGGAGTAGCCCTTGACTCCGGCCCTCTCACCCAAGCGCCGCTTCTCCGGGTGTACCCCGTACCGGCGGAGGATCCTGGCCAGGGTGTGCGCGGTCAGCCCCCTCCCCTTCCAGTCCCTCCAGGGGGCCTCGGGGTCCGACCTGAGGTCGTCCACGATGGTCTCCGTCCGGAGCCAGTCGGCCTGGCGCTCCTCGAAGACCAGCTTCAGGTCCGCGAGGAGCCGGACCCCCACCGACTCCCGGTTCAGGTCCTGGCCGTCCCCCTCCAGGGCCTGGGCGGAGGCCTCCAGGTCCCCGAGCCGGGAGGGGTCGGCCGCCTCCACCACCGCCCAGAGCACGCTCCAGTTGTCGGCTGCCCGGTCGTGCATCCAGCCCGGCGGCTCCGTCCGCAGGTAAGCCTCCCGCACCCGGGCCTCGTTCGCCGTGGCCCACGCCTCGAGCCGCCGGCGGAGGTCCTCGGTCTCGGCCCGGACGCGGAGCCGCCGGAACCGCTCCACCCTCTCATGAGGCGCGCGCCGGTGCATGTAGATGCGAATACTACGATCGGCGAGAACATCCGTGAGCGAGCCGATCAGCGCCACGGCTTTGAACCCGAAGCAGTCGAACGGCTCCAAGCGGAACTCGCCCTTCGTCTTGGTGACCCGGTAGACCGGCCTCCCACGGACATGGCCCGCCGCGAGCAGGTCGTGGAGCGCGGCGGACCGCTCCGTACGATCCCCGAGTTGCTGCGCTTCGTCGATCAGCAAGGTAGGCCGCTTCGCCTGGACCACTCGAAACAACGCGGCCTCCGAGATGTTTGCGGTGGCGACCGGCTCGCGGACCACGAAGCTCAGGAGGTCAAGCAACGTGGTCTTCCCGCACCTCCGCTCAGCGCTGGTGATGGCCAAGTACGGCGCGACCTCGAACGCGTCCACCACCCACGTGGCCATCGTCCACGCCGCAAGCGCCAGCGGCGCGCCCTGTGGGAGCACGAGGTAGCGCGTGAAGTACCGCTCCAACTCGCGCAGCAGCTCCGCGCCGTCCGGCGCTTCCGGAGGACGCCACCGGACCGCCTGCTGCAGCAGCCGCTCCACGTCCGCGCGGGTGGCCCCCTGCGCCACGAAGTCCGCGGCGTCTCCGCCGGGCGGTGCGTCGGGCCAGTTCACCACGTGGATGTCGTGGTGCCCGAGCGCGTACAACCTCCGGGCGATGCGCTCCATGTGCGAACACCCCGGCTCGTCGTGGTCGGGCCAGAGGTACACGGTCTGGCCGAGGAGGGGGCGCAGGGCTTCATCGCCGGGTGTCGCACTCGCAC
This genomic interval from Armatimonadota bacterium contains the following:
- a CDS encoding ABC transporter permease; amino-acid sequence: MVLRALSGNPLRSLLTTLGVIIGVAAVVTTVSIGAGARRSVEEQALATLPSKGQIVPRFVGSAPLLRRTLSQHGRVGLRPKRNVPPVAGMPEIPDPG
- a CDS encoding ester cyclase, which produces MSSLEENKALVRRFYEEIDKGNIDAMDELVAEDYINHDPPPFPGLATGRAGLKQAFEMFWKATPGRHIIEDQVAEGDKVVTRLRAVGKHEGELAGIPPSGNDLDVKAVAIHRIENGKLAEHWSVVDSAALLSQLGVIQLPFAPKHGNGAT
- a CDS encoding DUF3631 domain-containing protein — protein: MIESLRERGLWPERDGGAAPKRERAKKTVTRYEVRAPDGRLVAVHVREDGPAGKKLSWWSPDGRPGLDGARVESLPLYGIHLLGDADRVVVCEGEKATDALLRLGLPAVGTVTGASATPGDEALRPLLGQTVYLWPDHDEPGCSHMERIARRLYALGHHDIHVVNWPDAPPGGDAADFVAQGATRADVERLLQQAVRWRPPEAPDGAELLRELERYFTRYLVLPQGAPLALAAWTMATWVVDAFEVAPYLAITSAERRCGKTTLLDLLSFVVREPVATANISEAALFRVVQAKRPTLLIDEAQQLGDRTERSAALHDLLAAGHVRGRPVYRVTKTKGEFRLEPFDCFGFKAVALIGSLTDVLADRSIRIYMHRRAPHERVERFRRLRVRAETEDLRRRLEAWATANEARVREAYLRTEPPGWMHDRAADNWSVLWAVVEAADPSRLGDLEASAQALEGDGQDLNRESVGVRLLADLKLVFEERQADWLRTETIVDDLRSDPEAPWRDWKGRGLTAHTLARILRRYGVHPEKRRLGERAGVKGYSRAALEDVWLRYCWFNTLNPPHPPQPSNDGHSGPQPNPPQEGGCGGFENGPNPRNDGLVEVVELWGPENDPLHEEEVPDIPPDPEAGPPPWVEDPGPVGPEPLPQEDPEAARARRRSRGLCEGCGSPVAVLGGRPVCSRCGWRGIPAGRIPPDVLSSAGSTPVPEIRDPDEVYAAEALRD
- a CDS encoding arsenite S-adenosylmethyltransferase, which gives rise to RIAISDIALLKELPKRIQESIEAYVGCVGGAILIDEYKRIVEASGLKNVRITVKGSSACIDTNTKDPIGRAILDRLGDNESLEGYVVSVYVEGYK